A window of Fusarium musae strain F31 chromosome 1, whole genome shotgun sequence genomic DNA:
GACCATCAGAGGGCCAGTAAATGGGCCATTACCTCCTTACCGTCAAACCAGGAGCCGCGTTGAAACGTTCCTCGCGCTCAGTCATGAACATGACCTGAATCCAATACTCCTTGGCATCTGGATCCCAAAAGGCAAACTGCTTGTCCTCGCGCTTGTCAAGCTCACGGGCAGGAATTTTGAAGCCAACTGTCTCGTAAGGTTCGGCGGCAACGAGTAGGTATTGGAAGTTCTTATCGGGCTCCTCGACGTGCTGAGTGAAGGCGTTCATGACCTGCCACTTGGGAGATGTTTCGGGGGTCGCATCGGGATattggagctggaagagcAGACCCTGCTGACGGGAGACAGGGTCGCGGATCTTGGTGATCTTGTATCCCGGGCGCCCGATCTTTACAACGTTGCGACGCTGCGCGAAGCCTGCACCTGTCACTCCAATGGGGAGACCGGTAGCTGGGTCAACGGCGCCTTGACGACCTTCTTTTTGCTCACGAGCAGCGCGACGGGCGAGGTTGGTCTGATGTTTCTTGCCCTGGGTATGGGCAAGGTAGGAGCCATCATTCTGATGAACCGTGAGACAAAGACGGCACTCGAACGAGCCGACGTGATTCTTGAAGAAGTAGGGGTCCTTGTCGAGGTCGATGGTCTCGAGAGCGAGCTTGCGAAGACGTTCGCGACGGTCGGCGTTGGTGGCGGACTGAGAAGCGACGCCTCCACCGCCGAATTTCGAGCCGGCGCGGTTTTGGAAATCCATCGTCGGAGATTTTGTGATGTGATGGGAATTGAAGGGTTGGTTGGCGCGAGGGTGAGAAGGTAAGAAAAGCGCGATTGCAGGTGGGAAGTACGTAAGGTATGGTTACATTTGTGAACATGACCTTACCTTTACCCAAACTGCCAAAGAATTTAAGTGGAGACAAAGTCAAGACGACCTAAGGTAGGGTCTCCAACCAATCAGACGCTGAAACTGCACTTGAACAACCTACCTTATATTGGCCATATATATATCATCAGACAAATACTGGTAAGACGGAGATATTGTTTCCGCTGTAAAAGTCTAATAAAGGTGTCATATTACGACTCGTACTTAGATTTTAACCATTTCCGCACGCTTAGAAACCCATGCCTCAACACAGCTGACAAATCTATCAAACTCGCCCATGGGAGTGTCGAGCACCAAAGCCATGAATCCTCTTCGAACGATCCAGAACCCCTCCTCCATCATATCAAGCCAAAAGAGATCCCTCAAGGAATCGAGTTCTTCGACTTCACCAGATCTTTCGATCACACGAGAACCGTCCTTGGGAAAATGGATCCCCATGATAGTGCCGATACCAGTAAAGAGCACTCTTGTGCCCTTTGTTACAGCATTGAGTCGGTCCCTGAGCTCATCTCCAGATCTTGTGAATTGGGCTGCAACTTCAGGCGTGTAGACCTTTGTTAGGCCGGCGTAGCCAGCGTGCGTCACCAGAGTGTTGTTGTTAAAAGTGCCTGAATGCGAGAGAGCAGTGGGGAGTCGTGGATCAAaagcagccatgatgtctGCTCTACCGCCGAAAGCACCAAAAGCCAGGCCTCCACCAAGATACTTTCCAAACGTCTTGAGGTCTGGTTTGAGTCCCCTCATCTCGGAGATACCCCCTCCTGAGAGACGGGAGGTCATGACTTCGTCGATGATGAATAAGGCGCCGGCCTGAACCTATGAGTATACAAGATGAAGCCGACAGAGCACGCAGACTTACATTTCTAGCAATCTCTTGTATGCCCTGAAGAAATTCAGGGTGTCCTGGAATGCCACCTCCAGAGCCTTGCATTCCTTCCACCAACACAGCAGCAACACCCTCACTCTCGATAGCAGCACGAGCGCTGTCAAGATCGTTGTACCTGGCCACGACCCAATCATCCAGGTCGACATTGTTGGCCTCTGGGTTTACTCCCTTGAATCCTATTACAGCACCATGATAGCCCCCACTGAAAGTGACGACTTTTCTTTTATTGGTGAAAGCCCTGGCAGCTGCTAGAGCGTGGATGTTGGCTTCAGTACCGGAGTTGCAGAAGCGTACATGTTGCAGATTGAAGCGACTGCAGACTTCGCGAGCGAATATCTGCTCCTGAGCTGTATTGCCACCAACATTCATGCCTACATTGTCAAGTACATCTCGAATAGCCGAGATAATTACGGGGTTGGAATGCCCATAGAGAGCAGCTGTGAACTCGCCGGTGAAATCTGTATAACTGTGTGATCTGTAAGAAGAACTGCTGGTTGGTTGCAATAGCCTACAAGACCTACGCATGTCCATCCTCAGAAGTAAtttgatggccttggcccGACTTGATCACAACGGGGAATGGACTGGCGTGCAGAACAGTCCTCGTGTTTCCGCCAGGCATTGATTTGAGAGCCTCGTCGTGAAGAGCCCTGGATCGAGGATTACGATCAATGTATCGAGTCGTGGCGGCCTCGAGTTCCGCCTGGATTTGCTGGATGAGTTCTGAAGACATGGCTACTATGCCTACTAACTCAGGCAGGTA
This region includes:
- a CDS encoding hypothetical protein (BUSCO:EOG092653YS) produces the protein MDFQNRAGSKFGGGGVASQSATNADRRERLRKLALETIDLDKDPYFFKNHVGSFECRLCLTVHQNDGSYLAHTQGKKHQTNLARRAAREQKEGRQGAVDPATGLPIGVTGAGFAQRRNVVKIGRPGYKITKIRDPVSRQQGLLFQLQYPDATPETSPKWQVMNAFTQHVEEPDKNFQYLLVAAEPYETVGFKIPARELDKREDKQFAFWDPDAKEYWIQVMFMTEREERFNAAPGLTVRR